One part of the Vespula pensylvanica isolate Volc-1 chromosome 18, ASM1446617v1, whole genome shotgun sequence genome encodes these proteins:
- the LOC122635435 gene encoding vesicular integral-membrane protein VIP36: MYLTLIYALIVSILKSAGAEWNTKDYMKREHSLIRPYQGSGMTIPYWDFMGSTMVTNNYVRLTPDLQSKQGAIWNSIACFVRNWELQIHFKVHGKEKDLFGDGFAIWYAKQRMKHGPVFGNMDYFQGLAIILDTYSNHNGPHNHQHPYVSAMVNNGSLHYDHDRDGTHTQLAGCEAKFRNLDHDSHIAIRYEKDTLTVSIDIANKAAWKECFSVKGIKLPTGYYFGISATTGDLSDNHDILSIRLFELDLPDDPKDYEDRSTILPSAAFFESPRERVDDPKQTPLSGIKMFLLMLVGVIAIIVCIVIGIMLYQKHQENSRKRFY, from the exons atGTATTTAACTTTAATTTACGCCTTAATCGTGAGTATTTTAAAATCCGCCGGTGCAGAATGGAATACAAAGGATTATATGAAACGAGAACATTCTTTAATACGGCCTTATCAAG gtTCTGGCATGACAATTCCTTATTGGGATTTTATGGGTAGTACAATGGTTACAAATAACTATGTAAGATTGACACCAGATTTACAAAGTAAACAAGGAGCTATATGGAACTCCatt GCATGTTTTGTTAGAAATTGGGAGCTTCAAATACATTTTAAGGTACatgggaaagaaaaggatttatTTGGAGATGGCTTTGCTATTTGGTATGCTAAACAACGTATGAAACATGGTCCTGTTTTTGGAAATATGGATTATTTCCAAGGCTTGGCAATAATATTGGATACGTACAGCAATCACAATGGTCCTcacaat CATCAACATCCTTATGTTTCAGCTATGGTAAATAATGGTTCTTTGCATTATGATCATGATCGTGATGGAACACATACACAACTTGCAGGATGCGAAGCAAAATTCAGAAATCTTGATCATGATTCACATATAGCAAtaagatatgaaaaagataCTTTAACTG TTTCCATAGATATAGCAAACAAAGCAGCTTGGAAAGAATGTTTTTCTGTAAAGGGTATTAAATTACCTACAGGTTATTATTTTGGTATCTCTGCAACAACAGGAGATCTAAGTGATAACCATGACATTTTATCGATTCGTCTATTTGAATTAGATTTACCGGATGAT cCGAAAGATTATGAGGACAGATCTACTATTTTACCATCTGCAGCTTTCTTTGAATCCCCACGTG AACGTGTGGACGATCCAAAACAAACTCCTTTAAGTGGTATAAAAATGTTCCTTTTAATGCTTGTGGgagtaatagcaataatagTTTGTATCGTGATAGGGATCATGTTATATCAGAAACATCAGGAAAATAGTCGAAAGCgcttttattga
- the LOC122635430 gene encoding wolframin isoform X3 — MRDVTSPSSSRFSNCQSPKSSSSASDEKLNDVLSNKFSRNGLPEDNTSIKEESKIHNVTYDWMGHQSEKITEAALVSAATSYAHGMLPMVSRTLCMVDSPEMELAAIPLLQRPFIHPLASLKCFYIWLIEIIGHKSRPIIKVLFTSNIHILLLLLLYSLFGTESLILFIPMALYYLSFIVMVISTFQMLHRKRKLNNFRVWSRLFLSYSGGNLNPEEAEYQFCCNNLKPYGHFFLALLLNLMIYPAIAHQWTPQSEFTIISVTLTLVTLLNFMWNNSSNFPDLLALFSFGVHVLAKYPYETDIVVAQGWRFLDIRVPTFASYVVGNGIEFCLNFRVVFYLLIPAVFCKMAARENWRGTYKTLIPHCVTLSWWQIAIFSSQSATWYGLIRGALALVGMVLFLPIAGLASIILPIIAAAKYLSESDLAMRIIVTAILGGLPFVASWYMRRLRTPRFNWIITVVQLVLGTSAAIFLSWQVITEYKEDSDNNSYEIAATLSWEQYQNHCHQPAWEDISSKAQVQIECAHLEGIPISWEGYVTNVRLKSIKNNIGTILRMLPDSIRTTFSCTYGEPYKENCDTYDEIRRKNCEHFVNIQKKRHKCHFPAWDQYEFEIFVKMKSGIWRSNAEIVLIADHSFTNFSLSIYPRDKIWFSGTLSNTGLEKESLLGGGEPHIELDEISCLACHSADLKSFKRHKYHITLTSIVNNFWLGIKTVLNFLLNPIVLFK; from the exons ATGAGGGATGTAACATCTCCATCTAGTAGTAGATTCAGTAATTGTCAGTCACCTAAGTCATCATCCAGTGCTTCAGACGAGAAGCTAAATGATGTTTTAAGTAATAAGTTTAGTCGAAATGGGCTTCCTGAAGATAATACATCCataaaagaggaaagtaaAATACACAACGTAACTTATG ACTGGATGGGTCATCAAAGCGAAAAAATAACTGAAGCAGCTTTAGTATCTGCAGCTACAAGCTATGCTCATGGAATGCTCCCAATGGTTTCTCGTACATTGTGTATGGTAGACTCACCTGAAATGGAATTAGCTGCTATTCCTCTTTTACAAAGACCGTTCATTCATCCGTTAGCATCCTTAAAGTGTTTCTATATTTGGTTAATAGAGATAATAGGCCATAAGAGTAGACCGATTATAAAAGTCCTTTTCACatcaaacatacatatacttttgTTACTTTTGTTGTATTCCTTGTTTGGAACAGAAAGTTTAATACTTTTCATTCCAATGGCGCTCTATTATCTGTCTTTTATTGTAATGGTTATTTCTACCTTCCAGATGTTACACAGAAAGcgtaaattgaataatttccGTGTATGGTCACGCCTATTCCTCAGTTATTCAGGTGGTAATCTAAATCCTGAGGAGGCAGAGTATCAATTTTGTTGCAATAATTTAAAGCCCTATGgtcatttctttcttgctttattGCTCAATCTAATGATTTATCCTGCGATAGCTCATCAATGGACCCCACAATCTGAGTTCACTATTATTTCTGTTACGTTGACATTAGTGACATTACTCAATTTTATGTGGAATAATTCATCGAATTTTCCTGATCTTTTAGCTCTCTTTAGTTTTGGCGTGCATGTACTCGCAAAATATCCTTATGAAACGGATATTGTTGTTGCGCAAGGTTGGAGATTCCTCGATATACGAGTACCTACGTTTGCTTCCTATGTTGTTGGTAATGGCATTGAATTCTGCCTCAATTTTCGTgttgttttctatttgttGATACCAGCGGTTTTTTGTAAAATGGCTGCTAGAGAAAATTGGCGTGGCACATACAAAACTTTAATTCCTCATTGCGTCACCCTAAGCTGGTGGCAGATAGCAATATTTAGTTCGCAAAGTGCGACATGGTATGGTTTAATTAGGGGTGCTCTCGCATTAGTCGGTATGGTACTTTTTCTGCCAATTGCTGGTTTAGCTTCTATTATTTTGCCAATTATAGCAGCTGCAAAGTATTTATCAGAAAGTGATTTGGCAATGAGAATAATTGTAACTGCCATACTTGGAGGATTACCATTCGTTGCTTCTTGGTACATGAGGAGATTAAGAACTCCAAGATTTAATTGGATCATCACTGTTGTGCAG cTCGTTTTAGGCACAAGTGCtgctatatttttatcatggCAAGTGATAACagaatataaagaagattCTGATAACAATTCCTACGAAATTGCAGCCACATTATCGTGGGAGCAATACCAAAATCATTGTCACCAACCTGCATGGGAAGATATATCATCGAAGGCGCAAGTACAAATTGAATGCGCTCACTTAGAAGGCATTCCAATCTCATGGGAGGGTTACGTAACAAATGTTCggttaaaatcgattaaaaacaatattggTACAATATTACGCATGCTACCTGACAGTATTAGAACTACGTTCAGCTGTACATACGGCGAAccgtataaagaaaattgtgaTACGTACGACGAAATACGTAGAAAGAATTGTGaacattttgtaaatattcaaaagaaaaggCATAAGTGTCATTTTCCTGCATGGGATCAAtatgaatttgaaatttttgtcaAAATGAAAAGTGGTATATGGAGAAGCAATGCAGAAATCGTGCTCATTGCAGATCACTCATTTACCAATTTTAGTTTAAGTATATATCCACGTGATAAAATTTGGTTTTCTGGTACGTTATCGAACACAGGTTTAGAAAAGGAATCTTTGCTTGGTGGTGGGGAGCCTCACATTGAATTAGATGAGATTAGTTGTTTAGCCTGTCATTCTGCTGACCTCAAGTCTTTTAAACGACACAAATATCACATAACATTAACTTCAATAGTGAATAATTTCTGGCTTGGCATAAAGACTgttcttaattttttactaaatcctatcgttttatttaagtaA
- the LOC122635430 gene encoding wolframin isoform X1: MAGIMPLSGRPGRKQWTLHGDGTRGSLRRLRSQMAEDGCPESQVVLAKQLLEERCDLEVDKEENAKLGVYWLTKASEQGNLEATEILKQCLATGRGITEHNYYDVKNCLDMTQDEKLAKKAAREMFTSLSNGEDFITTEQLQRCMRDVTSPSSSRFSNCQSPKSSSSASDEKLNDVLSNKFSRNGLPEDNTSIKEESKIHNVTYDWMGHQSEKITEAALVSAATSYAHGMLPMVSRTLCMVDSPEMELAAIPLLQRPFIHPLASLKCFYIWLIEIIGHKSRPIIKVLFTSNIHILLLLLLYSLFGTESLILFIPMALYYLSFIVMVISTFQMLHRKRKLNNFRVWSRLFLSYSGGNLNPEEAEYQFCCNNLKPYGHFFLALLLNLMIYPAIAHQWTPQSEFTIISVTLTLVTLLNFMWNNSSNFPDLLALFSFGVHVLAKYPYETDIVVAQGWRFLDIRVPTFASYVVGNGIEFCLNFRVVFYLLIPAVFCKMAARENWRGTYKTLIPHCVTLSWWQIAIFSSQSATWYGLIRGALALVGMVLFLPIAGLASIILPIIAAAKYLSESDLAMRIIVTAILGGLPFVASWYMRRLRTPRFNWIITVVQLVLGTSAAIFLSWQVITEYKEDSDNNSYEIAATLSWEQYQNHCHQPAWEDISSKAQVQIECAHLEGIPISWEGYVTNVRLKSIKNNIGTILRMLPDSIRTTFSCTYGEPYKENCDTYDEIRRKNCEHFVNIQKKRHKCHFPAWDQYEFEIFVKMKSGIWRSNAEIVLIADHSFTNFSLSIYPRDKIWFSGTLSNTGLEKESLLGGGEPHIELDEISCLACHSADLKSFKRHKYHITLTSIVNNFWLGIKTVLNFLLNPIVLFK, translated from the exons ATGGCTGGCATTATGCCGTTGTCAGGAAGACCCGGTAGAAAACAATGGACGTTACACGGTG ATGGAACACGCGGTTCTCTTAGACGATTACGATCTCAAATGGCAGAGGATGGATGTCCAGAATCTCAAGTAGTTTTAGCCAAACAACTTTTGGAAGAAAGATGTG atttGGAAgttgataaagaagaaaatgcaaaattGGGCGTTTATTGGTTAACTAAAGCCTCGGAACAAGGAAATTTAGAGGCAACGGAAATTCTTAAACAATGTTTAGCTACAGGTCGTGGGATTACAGAACATAATTACTACGATGTTAAAAATTGTTTGGATATGACACAAGATGAAAAACTAGCTAAAAAAGCTGCAAGGGAAATGTTTACTAG tttatcaAACGGTGAGGATTTTATAACAACGGAACAACTACAAAGATGTATGAGGGATGTAACATCTCCATCTAGTAGTAGATTCAGTAATTGTCAGTCACCTAAGTCATCATCCAGTGCTTCAGACGAGAAGCTAAATGATGTTTTAAGTAATAAGTTTAGTCGAAATGGGCTTCCTGAAGATAATACATCCataaaagaggaaagtaaAATACACAACGTAACTTATG ACTGGATGGGTCATCAAAGCGAAAAAATAACTGAAGCAGCTTTAGTATCTGCAGCTACAAGCTATGCTCATGGAATGCTCCCAATGGTTTCTCGTACATTGTGTATGGTAGACTCACCTGAAATGGAATTAGCTGCTATTCCTCTTTTACAAAGACCGTTCATTCATCCGTTAGCATCCTTAAAGTGTTTCTATATTTGGTTAATAGAGATAATAGGCCATAAGAGTAGACCGATTATAAAAGTCCTTTTCACatcaaacatacatatacttttgTTACTTTTGTTGTATTCCTTGTTTGGAACAGAAAGTTTAATACTTTTCATTCCAATGGCGCTCTATTATCTGTCTTTTATTGTAATGGTTATTTCTACCTTCCAGATGTTACACAGAAAGcgtaaattgaataatttccGTGTATGGTCACGCCTATTCCTCAGTTATTCAGGTGGTAATCTAAATCCTGAGGAGGCAGAGTATCAATTTTGTTGCAATAATTTAAAGCCCTATGgtcatttctttcttgctttattGCTCAATCTAATGATTTATCCTGCGATAGCTCATCAATGGACCCCACAATCTGAGTTCACTATTATTTCTGTTACGTTGACATTAGTGACATTACTCAATTTTATGTGGAATAATTCATCGAATTTTCCTGATCTTTTAGCTCTCTTTAGTTTTGGCGTGCATGTACTCGCAAAATATCCTTATGAAACGGATATTGTTGTTGCGCAAGGTTGGAGATTCCTCGATATACGAGTACCTACGTTTGCTTCCTATGTTGTTGGTAATGGCATTGAATTCTGCCTCAATTTTCGTgttgttttctatttgttGATACCAGCGGTTTTTTGTAAAATGGCTGCTAGAGAAAATTGGCGTGGCACATACAAAACTTTAATTCCTCATTGCGTCACCCTAAGCTGGTGGCAGATAGCAATATTTAGTTCGCAAAGTGCGACATGGTATGGTTTAATTAGGGGTGCTCTCGCATTAGTCGGTATGGTACTTTTTCTGCCAATTGCTGGTTTAGCTTCTATTATTTTGCCAATTATAGCAGCTGCAAAGTATTTATCAGAAAGTGATTTGGCAATGAGAATAATTGTAACTGCCATACTTGGAGGATTACCATTCGTTGCTTCTTGGTACATGAGGAGATTAAGAACTCCAAGATTTAATTGGATCATCACTGTTGTGCAG cTCGTTTTAGGCACAAGTGCtgctatatttttatcatggCAAGTGATAACagaatataaagaagattCTGATAACAATTCCTACGAAATTGCAGCCACATTATCGTGGGAGCAATACCAAAATCATTGTCACCAACCTGCATGGGAAGATATATCATCGAAGGCGCAAGTACAAATTGAATGCGCTCACTTAGAAGGCATTCCAATCTCATGGGAGGGTTACGTAACAAATGTTCggttaaaatcgattaaaaacaatattggTACAATATTACGCATGCTACCTGACAGTATTAGAACTACGTTCAGCTGTACATACGGCGAAccgtataaagaaaattgtgaTACGTACGACGAAATACGTAGAAAGAATTGTGaacattttgtaaatattcaaaagaaaaggCATAAGTGTCATTTTCCTGCATGGGATCAAtatgaatttgaaatttttgtcaAAATGAAAAGTGGTATATGGAGAAGCAATGCAGAAATCGTGCTCATTGCAGATCACTCATTTACCAATTTTAGTTTAAGTATATATCCACGTGATAAAATTTGGTTTTCTGGTACGTTATCGAACACAGGTTTAGAAAAGGAATCTTTGCTTGGTGGTGGGGAGCCTCACATTGAATTAGATGAGATTAGTTGTTTAGCCTGTCATTCTGCTGACCTCAAGTCTTTTAAACGACACAAATATCACATAACATTAACTTCAATAGTGAATAATTTCTGGCTTGGCATAAAGACTgttcttaattttttactaaatcctatcgttttatttaagtaA
- the LOC122635433 gene encoding epsilon-sarcoglycan isoform X2, with product MHRHVGILTILTTFVCAENILMTEVFVIPIRPETFDWSPDEGKYDQFTYQPSLLNAPDLPSWIHYVHSKRDHGGFLYGVAPKNQKYFQLEIVGLNKHTYETKYKVLDINVLEKQNLTRYEVNLKIDNLNVEDTFGRNRTEKLLDVFRNKLWTTATDLYVTFLASAVELGARLPLKPGESEGVVMRLGSSVPFSQELIELQKEVKPLWKLLPSCPRDLKRTSVERLFREAGFLLDWCSFKLITSDEQPGSSRHGPSMNIVGLPSSGISEHSEWQWARSTKADIPTRSYFKEIVTTIFVPTILLLLLATSLSTALCLHRDKIKKTESSSVETMSKNGVQMVQYVAPERGTLRSLSVPPSSPNDSLTRTPRISNERCNPYIRPNPPPYTGPSNFVGMRTDF from the exons AAGGAAAATACGATCAGTTTACGTACCAACCGTCCTTGCTCAACGCTCCCGATCTTCCTTCATGGATTCACTATGTTCATAGTAAAAGAGATCACGGTGGATTTCTTTATGGTGTCGCAcccaaaaatcaaaaatattttcaa tTGGAGATTGTTGGTCTGAACAAGCACACGTACGAGACGAAATATAAAGTACTCGACATCAACGTTCTTGAGAAACAGAATTTAACGAGATATGAGGTCAacttaaaaatcgataatctcAATGTGGAAGATACGTTTGGTCGTAATCGAACCGAAAAACTTCTTGATGTTTTCAG AAACAAACTTTGGACGACTGCCACGGATTTGTATGTCACTTTTCTGGCTTCAGCGGTCGAACTCGGTGCGCGTTTACCCCTTAAACCTGGAGAAAGCGAGGG AGTCGTCATGAGACTGGGCAGTTCGGTACCATTTTCACAAGAGTTGATAGAACTTCAAAAGGAAGTAAAACCGCTTTGGAAGTTACTACCATCCTGTCCAAGAGATTTGAAAAGAACGAGCGTGGAGAGACTATTCAGAGAAGCCGGTTTCTTATTGGATTGGTGTTCCTTCAAACTG ATCACAAGCGACGAGCAACCAGGAAGTTCGAGACATGGACCGAGTATGAACATCGTTGGTTTACCATCTTCTGGAATCTCTGAACATAGCGAATGGCAATGGGCAAGATCAACGAAAGCTGATATTCCTACGAGAagttatttcaaagaaatcgtTACAACGATCTTCGTACCAACGatattacttcttcttttggCCACTTCTCTGAGTACAGCACTTTGTCTTCATCGTGACAAAAT caAAAAAACAGAATCTTCGTCGGTAGAAACAATGAGCAAGAATGGAGTGCAAATGGTACAATATGTAGCTCCTGAGAGAGGTACTTTGAGATCATTATCTGTACCACCTTCCAGTCCTAATGACTCTTTAACACGTACACCGAG AATTTCTAATGAACGTTGTAATCCATATATTCGACCTAATCCGCCACCTTATACTGGACCAAGCAATTT cGTAGGTATGAGGACAGATTTCTGA
- the LOC122635430 gene encoding wolframin isoform X2 has translation MAEDGCPESQVVLAKQLLEERCDLEVDKEENAKLGVYWLTKASEQGNLEATEILKQCLATGRGITEHNYYDVKNCLDMTQDEKLAKKAAREMFTSLSNGEDFITTEQLQRCMRDVTSPSSSRFSNCQSPKSSSSASDEKLNDVLSNKFSRNGLPEDNTSIKEESKIHNVTYDWMGHQSEKITEAALVSAATSYAHGMLPMVSRTLCMVDSPEMELAAIPLLQRPFIHPLASLKCFYIWLIEIIGHKSRPIIKVLFTSNIHILLLLLLYSLFGTESLILFIPMALYYLSFIVMVISTFQMLHRKRKLNNFRVWSRLFLSYSGGNLNPEEAEYQFCCNNLKPYGHFFLALLLNLMIYPAIAHQWTPQSEFTIISVTLTLVTLLNFMWNNSSNFPDLLALFSFGVHVLAKYPYETDIVVAQGWRFLDIRVPTFASYVVGNGIEFCLNFRVVFYLLIPAVFCKMAARENWRGTYKTLIPHCVTLSWWQIAIFSSQSATWYGLIRGALALVGMVLFLPIAGLASIILPIIAAAKYLSESDLAMRIIVTAILGGLPFVASWYMRRLRTPRFNWIITVVQLVLGTSAAIFLSWQVITEYKEDSDNNSYEIAATLSWEQYQNHCHQPAWEDISSKAQVQIECAHLEGIPISWEGYVTNVRLKSIKNNIGTILRMLPDSIRTTFSCTYGEPYKENCDTYDEIRRKNCEHFVNIQKKRHKCHFPAWDQYEFEIFVKMKSGIWRSNAEIVLIADHSFTNFSLSIYPRDKIWFSGTLSNTGLEKESLLGGGEPHIELDEISCLACHSADLKSFKRHKYHITLTSIVNNFWLGIKTVLNFLLNPIVLFK, from the exons ATGGCAGAGGATGGATGTCCAGAATCTCAAGTAGTTTTAGCCAAACAACTTTTGGAAGAAAGATGTG atttGGAAgttgataaagaagaaaatgcaaaattGGGCGTTTATTGGTTAACTAAAGCCTCGGAACAAGGAAATTTAGAGGCAACGGAAATTCTTAAACAATGTTTAGCTACAGGTCGTGGGATTACAGAACATAATTACTACGATGTTAAAAATTGTTTGGATATGACACAAGATGAAAAACTAGCTAAAAAAGCTGCAAGGGAAATGTTTACTAG tttatcaAACGGTGAGGATTTTATAACAACGGAACAACTACAAAGATGTATGAGGGATGTAACATCTCCATCTAGTAGTAGATTCAGTAATTGTCAGTCACCTAAGTCATCATCCAGTGCTTCAGACGAGAAGCTAAATGATGTTTTAAGTAATAAGTTTAGTCGAAATGGGCTTCCTGAAGATAATACATCCataaaagaggaaagtaaAATACACAACGTAACTTATG ACTGGATGGGTCATCAAAGCGAAAAAATAACTGAAGCAGCTTTAGTATCTGCAGCTACAAGCTATGCTCATGGAATGCTCCCAATGGTTTCTCGTACATTGTGTATGGTAGACTCACCTGAAATGGAATTAGCTGCTATTCCTCTTTTACAAAGACCGTTCATTCATCCGTTAGCATCCTTAAAGTGTTTCTATATTTGGTTAATAGAGATAATAGGCCATAAGAGTAGACCGATTATAAAAGTCCTTTTCACatcaaacatacatatacttttgTTACTTTTGTTGTATTCCTTGTTTGGAACAGAAAGTTTAATACTTTTCATTCCAATGGCGCTCTATTATCTGTCTTTTATTGTAATGGTTATTTCTACCTTCCAGATGTTACACAGAAAGcgtaaattgaataatttccGTGTATGGTCACGCCTATTCCTCAGTTATTCAGGTGGTAATCTAAATCCTGAGGAGGCAGAGTATCAATTTTGTTGCAATAATTTAAAGCCCTATGgtcatttctttcttgctttattGCTCAATCTAATGATTTATCCTGCGATAGCTCATCAATGGACCCCACAATCTGAGTTCACTATTATTTCTGTTACGTTGACATTAGTGACATTACTCAATTTTATGTGGAATAATTCATCGAATTTTCCTGATCTTTTAGCTCTCTTTAGTTTTGGCGTGCATGTACTCGCAAAATATCCTTATGAAACGGATATTGTTGTTGCGCAAGGTTGGAGATTCCTCGATATACGAGTACCTACGTTTGCTTCCTATGTTGTTGGTAATGGCATTGAATTCTGCCTCAATTTTCGTgttgttttctatttgttGATACCAGCGGTTTTTTGTAAAATGGCTGCTAGAGAAAATTGGCGTGGCACATACAAAACTTTAATTCCTCATTGCGTCACCCTAAGCTGGTGGCAGATAGCAATATTTAGTTCGCAAAGTGCGACATGGTATGGTTTAATTAGGGGTGCTCTCGCATTAGTCGGTATGGTACTTTTTCTGCCAATTGCTGGTTTAGCTTCTATTATTTTGCCAATTATAGCAGCTGCAAAGTATTTATCAGAAAGTGATTTGGCAATGAGAATAATTGTAACTGCCATACTTGGAGGATTACCATTCGTTGCTTCTTGGTACATGAGGAGATTAAGAACTCCAAGATTTAATTGGATCATCACTGTTGTGCAG cTCGTTTTAGGCACAAGTGCtgctatatttttatcatggCAAGTGATAACagaatataaagaagattCTGATAACAATTCCTACGAAATTGCAGCCACATTATCGTGGGAGCAATACCAAAATCATTGTCACCAACCTGCATGGGAAGATATATCATCGAAGGCGCAAGTACAAATTGAATGCGCTCACTTAGAAGGCATTCCAATCTCATGGGAGGGTTACGTAACAAATGTTCggttaaaatcgattaaaaacaatattggTACAATATTACGCATGCTACCTGACAGTATTAGAACTACGTTCAGCTGTACATACGGCGAAccgtataaagaaaattgtgaTACGTACGACGAAATACGTAGAAAGAATTGTGaacattttgtaaatattcaaaagaaaaggCATAAGTGTCATTTTCCTGCATGGGATCAAtatgaatttgaaatttttgtcaAAATGAAAAGTGGTATATGGAGAAGCAATGCAGAAATCGTGCTCATTGCAGATCACTCATTTACCAATTTTAGTTTAAGTATATATCCACGTGATAAAATTTGGTTTTCTGGTACGTTATCGAACACAGGTTTAGAAAAGGAATCTTTGCTTGGTGGTGGGGAGCCTCACATTGAATTAGATGAGATTAGTTGTTTAGCCTGTCATTCTGCTGACCTCAAGTCTTTTAAACGACACAAATATCACATAACATTAACTTCAATAGTGAATAATTTCTGGCTTGGCATAAAGACTgttcttaattttttactaaatcctatcgttttatttaagtaA
- the LOC122635436 gene encoding PPP2R1A-PPP2R2A-interacting phosphatase regulator 1 → MDVDCPIVSLKRSSSAPMINEISATMSVTSPSTSAPRNAVSTFNVFANSPRLRRFSTSSPCSIPRLTPRVSQLRQEECIDVAGREAAHEKEIHSAMQISQSWEDLTLEAEGLSFKDSESPSHLNRAERQIAKRILDPLSLNLSANGPPLCSSPSPTRSGLNQRQCYSPGIHMVNWKSNLSPSPTRKAFATRRSLSPIRPSCLGPVKRKFELDDTGVDHHLYPPAKRTSGSIIQSAFRLDTISSPLSGTISSVGTPESLSSADSPSFSFQPVDSPSPVCIGPNSDDILNETSMQAETIDQIQTDKISQGNDR, encoded by the exons ATGGATGTTGATTGTCCGATAGTCAGTTTAAAACGATCAAGCAGTGCGCCTATGATTAATGAGATCAGTGCCACAATGTCTGTTACCTCACCCTCTACTTCTGCACCAAG aaatGCTGTATCGACGTTCAATGTATTTGCCAATTCACCTCGTCTACGACGATTCAGCACTAGT AGTCCTTGTAGTATACCACGTTTAACACCAAGAGTCAGCCAATTAAGGCAAGAAGAATGTATAGATGTTGCTGGTCGTGAAGCTGCACATGAAAAGGAAATTCACAGTGCGATGCAAATATCTCAATCATGGGAAGATCTTACCCTAGAAGCAGAGGGCTTGTCATTTAAGGATTCAGAATCTCCTTCTCATCTTAACAGAGCAGAACGACAAATCGCGAAAAGGATATTAGACCCGCTCAGTTTAAATTTATCCGCAAATGGTCCACCATTGTGTTCGTCGCCATCGCCTACAAGATCGGGATTAAATCAACGACAGTGTTATTCTCCTGGTATTCATATGGTTAATTGGAAAAGTAATTTGTCGCCTAGTCCAACGAGAAAAGCTTTTGCTACAAG gcGCAGTCTAAGTCCAATAAGGCCAAGCTGCTTGGGTCCTGTTAAACGAAAATTTGAACTAGATGATACCGGTGTAGATCATCATTTGTATCCTCCAGCCAAACGTACATCGGGTTCTATAATACAAAGTGCATTCAg ATTAGATACAATATCCAGTCCACTTTCTGGAACCATTAGTTCTGTTGGAACTCCTGAATCATTATCTAGTGCAGATTCACCAAGTTTTTCCTTTCAACCAGTGGATAGTCCTTCGCCAGTTTGTATTGGTCCTAATAGCGATGATATATTGAATGAAACAAGCATGCAAGCCGAAACAATAGACCAAATTCAAACAGATAAAATTAGTCAAGGTAATGACAGATGA